From a single Paramormyrops kingsleyae isolate MSU_618 chromosome 14, PKINGS_0.4, whole genome shotgun sequence genomic region:
- the ppp2r5eb gene encoding protein phosphatase 2, regulatory subunit B', epsilon isoform X2, translating into MDTLSDLKMKEYKRSTLNELVEYVTVSRGYLTEQAYPEVVKMVAYNIFRTLPPSDSNEFDPEEDEPTLEASWPHLQLVYEFFIRFLESQEFQPSIAKKYIDQKFVLQLLELFDSEDPRERDYLKTVLHRIYGKFLGLRAFIRKQINNIFLRFVYETEHFNGVAELLEILGSIINGFALPLKAEHKQFLVKVLIPLHTVRSLSLFHAQLAYCIVQFLEKDPALTEPVIRGLLKFWPKTCSQKEVMFLGELEEILDVIEPTQFVKVQEPLFKQISKCVSSPHFQVAERALYYWNNEYIMSLIEENSSVILPIMFASLYRISKEHWNQAIVALVYNVLKAFMEMNSTLFDELTSTYKSDRQREKKKEREREELWRKLEDLELKHGLGTDGIIPI; encoded by the exons ATGGACACACTGTCGGACCTCAAGATGAAGGAGTACAAGCGTTCCACACTCAACGAGCTGGTGGAATACGTTACGGTCAGCCGGGGCTACCTGACGGAGCAGGCCTACCCGGAGGTGGTCAAAATG GTGGCCTACAACATATTCCGAACCCTCCCCCCCAGCGACAGTAACGAGTTTGACCCCGAAGAGGACGAGCCTACACTGGAGGCCTCCTGGCCACACCTGCAG CTGGTGTATGAATTCTTCATACGCTTTTTGGAGAGTCAGGAATTCCAGCCCAGCATTGCCAAAAAATACATTGATCAGAAATTTGTGTTACAG CTCCTGGAGCTGTTTGACAGTGAGGACCCCCGGGAGAGGGACTACCTGAAGACAGTCCTACACAGAATTTACGGGAAGTTCCTGGGGCTGCGGGCTTTTATACGAAAAcagataaataatatttttctaCG TTTTGTTTATGAAACTGAGCACTTCAACGGTGTGGCTGAGCTGCTGGAGATCCTGGGAAG CATCATCAACGGCTTCGCTCTGCCGCTGAAAGCCGAGCACAAGCAGTTCCTGGTCAAAGTGCTGATCCCTCTGCACACAGTCAGGAGCCTGTCGCTGTTCCATGcacag CTGGCCTATTGCATTGTACAGTTCCTAGAAAAGGACCCAGCACTCACAGAACCG GTCATCAGGGGCTTGCTGAAGTTCTGGCCAAAGACGTGCAGTCAGAAGGAG GTGATGTTCctgggggagctggaggagatccTGGATGTGATTGAGCCCACGCAGTTTGTCAAAGTCCAGGAGCCGCTCTTCAAGCAGATCTCCAAGTGCGTCTCCAGCCCACATTTCCAG GTGGCAGAGAGAGCTCTCTACTATTGGAACAATGAGTACATCATGAGCCTGATAGAGGAGAATTCCAGTGTCATCCTACCCATTATGTTCGCCAGCCTCTACCGGATCTCCAAAGAACACTGGAACCA GGCCATCGTGGCTTTGGTGTACAATGTGCTAAAAGCCTTCATGGAGATGAACAGCACCCTGTTTGACGAGCTGACGTCCACGTACAAGTCGGACCGCCAGCG TGAGAAGaagaaggagagggagcgaGAGGAGCTGTGGAGGAAGCTGGAAGACCTGGAGCTGAAGCACGGCCTTGGCACTGACGGGATCATCCCCATTTAA
- the ppp2r5eb gene encoding protein phosphatase 2, regulatory subunit B', epsilon isoform X1: protein MSSAATSPPSVDKVDGFSRKSVRKVKQKRSQSSSQFRSQGKPIELTPLPLLKDVLAPEQPELFLKKLQQCCTVFDFMDTLSDLKMKEYKRSTLNELVEYVTVSRGYLTEQAYPEVVKMVAYNIFRTLPPSDSNEFDPEEDEPTLEASWPHLQLVYEFFIRFLESQEFQPSIAKKYIDQKFVLQLLELFDSEDPRERDYLKTVLHRIYGKFLGLRAFIRKQINNIFLRFVYETEHFNGVAELLEILGSIINGFALPLKAEHKQFLVKVLIPLHTVRSLSLFHAQLAYCIVQFLEKDPALTEPVIRGLLKFWPKTCSQKEVMFLGELEEILDVIEPTQFVKVQEPLFKQISKCVSSPHFQVAERALYYWNNEYIMSLIEENSSVILPIMFASLYRISKEHWNQAIVALVYNVLKAFMEMNSTLFDELTSTYKSDRQREKKKEREREELWRKLEDLELKHGLGTDGIIPI from the exons ATGTCCTCAGCAGCCACCTCGCCTCCATCGGTGGACAAAGTGGACGGATTTTCCCGGAAATCTGTCAGGAAGGTGAAGCAGAAGCGGTCGCAGAGTTCCTCGCAGTTCCGGTCTCAGGGCAAACCCATCGAGCTCACGCCGCTACCCCTCCTCAAAG ATGTCCTGGCCCCGGAGCAGCCGGAGCTGTTCCTGAAGAAGCTGCAGCAGTGCTGCACTGTCTTCGACTTCATGGACACACTGTCGGACCTCAAGATGAAGGAGTACAAGCGTTCCACACTCAACGAGCTGGTGGAATACGTTACGGTCAGCCGGGGCTACCTGACGGAGCAGGCCTACCCGGAGGTGGTCAAAATG GTGGCCTACAACATATTCCGAACCCTCCCCCCCAGCGACAGTAACGAGTTTGACCCCGAAGAGGACGAGCCTACACTGGAGGCCTCCTGGCCACACCTGCAG CTGGTGTATGAATTCTTCATACGCTTTTTGGAGAGTCAGGAATTCCAGCCCAGCATTGCCAAAAAATACATTGATCAGAAATTTGTGTTACAG CTCCTGGAGCTGTTTGACAGTGAGGACCCCCGGGAGAGGGACTACCTGAAGACAGTCCTACACAGAATTTACGGGAAGTTCCTGGGGCTGCGGGCTTTTATACGAAAAcagataaataatatttttctaCG TTTTGTTTATGAAACTGAGCACTTCAACGGTGTGGCTGAGCTGCTGGAGATCCTGGGAAG CATCATCAACGGCTTCGCTCTGCCGCTGAAAGCCGAGCACAAGCAGTTCCTGGTCAAAGTGCTGATCCCTCTGCACACAGTCAGGAGCCTGTCGCTGTTCCATGcacag CTGGCCTATTGCATTGTACAGTTCCTAGAAAAGGACCCAGCACTCACAGAACCG GTCATCAGGGGCTTGCTGAAGTTCTGGCCAAAGACGTGCAGTCAGAAGGAG GTGATGTTCctgggggagctggaggagatccTGGATGTGATTGAGCCCACGCAGTTTGTCAAAGTCCAGGAGCCGCTCTTCAAGCAGATCTCCAAGTGCGTCTCCAGCCCACATTTCCAG GTGGCAGAGAGAGCTCTCTACTATTGGAACAATGAGTACATCATGAGCCTGATAGAGGAGAATTCCAGTGTCATCCTACCCATTATGTTCGCCAGCCTCTACCGGATCTCCAAAGAACACTGGAACCA GGCCATCGTGGCTTTGGTGTACAATGTGCTAAAAGCCTTCATGGAGATGAACAGCACCCTGTTTGACGAGCTGACGTCCACGTACAAGTCGGACCGCCAGCG TGAGAAGaagaaggagagggagcgaGAGGAGCTGTGGAGGAAGCTGGAAGACCTGGAGCTGAAGCACGGCCTTGGCACTGACGGGATCATCCCCATTTAA
- the wdr89 gene encoding WD repeat-containing protein 89, whose protein sequence is MESLEVKFDALSLARRLQSSKPSYVLDVALQTGPPSGDRLMAVCYSNRLVQLHNLHNLGQLREFQGHTGAICGVRFSPTSPSLLFSGSVDGTIRAWDVRSPTCQAVQVFSSSQSYPVCSFDISCGGVVLCGGTEQQDEDSFLLFWDARVVKGADGGGVLGVYSESHSDDVTQVCFHPRDPDRLASGSTDGLVNVFDLSCATEEEALLATCNSGSSVSSVSWAGHDYGRLLCLSHDEGLYLWDLSQLDTEEPLTVLNLPDARSSAPLSIQASLDYFVGGAWVEGMEKLLVLGGTRRGEVHLLHCADQGLELLKSLQGGHSCTVRCFAWDPVGNSLITGGEDSQLLQWKPGAEESSPQGRSTLKSLSGLQIKARPHSNNRSRKGGHLKKGAGSVCSPPDT, encoded by the coding sequence GGGACAGACTGATGGCTGTTTGCTACTCGAATCGGTTGGTCCAGCTCCACAATCTGCACAACCTGGGTCAGCTGCGAGAGTTTCAGGGTCACACGGGTGCCATTTGTGGGGTGCGTTTCTCCCCCACCTCACCCAGCCTCCTGTTTTCCGGCTCTGTTGATGGAACAATCCGGGCCTGGGATGTACGCTCGCCCACCTGTCAGGCCGTGCAGGTGTTCAGCAGCTCACAGTCGTATCCTGTGTGCAGCTTTGACATCAGTTGTGGCGGCGTAGTTCTGTGTGGTGGCACGGAgcagcaggatgaggacagcttCCTGTTGTTTTGGGATGCACGTGTGGTGAAGGGTGCAGATGGCGGTGGTGTTCTGGGTGTGTACTCAGAGTCCCACAGTGATGATGTCACACAGGTGTGCTTCCACCCCCGCGATCCCGACCGCTTGGCCTCGGGTTCCACCGATGGCCTGGTCAATGTGTTCGACTTGAGCTGTGCCACAGAAGAGGAGGCGCTCCTGGCCACCTGTAACTCTGGCTCCTCTGTCAGTTCTGTGTCCTGGGCGGGCCATGACTATGGCCGTCTGCTGTGCTTGAGTCATGATGAGGGCCTCTACCTGTGGGACCTTAGCCAGCTGGACACGGAGGAGCCCTTGACCGTGCTTAACCTCCCTGACGCCCGCAGTTCCGCCCCTCTCTCCATCCAGGCCTCCCTGGATTACTTTGTGGGTGGGGCCTGGGTGGAAGGTATGGAGAAACTGCTGGTGCTGGGTGGGACCCGCCGTGGGGAGGTCCACCTGCTGCACTGTGCCGACCAAGGCCTGGAGCTACTGAAATCTCTTCAAGGTGGCCATTCTTGCACTGTGCGCTGCTTTGCATGGGATCCTGTCGGGAACTCTCTAATCACTGGAGGGGAGGACTCCCAGCTGCTGCAGTGGAAGCCTGGGGCAGAGGAGTCTTCGCCACAGGGGAGGAGCACCCTGAAGAGCCTGTCTGGCCTACAGATCAAAGCCAGACCCCACTCAAATAACAGGAGCAGGAAAGGCGGCCATTTAAAGAAGGGAGCTGGGAGTGTGTGCAGTCCTCCAGACACATGA